Proteins from a single region of Zavarzinella sp.:
- a CDS encoding MoxR family ATPase: MTATANDNELLEKVRDAHKRLRAEVGKIIVGQEQVLDQLLMAIFCRSHALLMGVPGLAKTLMVSTLSQALHLSFKRIQFTPDLMPSDITGTEVIQDDPVTKQRIFKFLPGPIFANIVLADEINRTPPKTQAALLEAMQERKASIGGVDHPMMNPFFVLATQNPIEQEGTYPLPEAQLDRFLFLIKVDYPTDDEEEQIMRNGTSDVKQTVSAVLGAEDILALQGVVRRVPVSDLVFKFAKRITRLSRPGTPEAADFVSKWLTWGAGPRASMNLILAAKAHAVLRGSNHVSGDDVVAVAPPILRHRLMLNFTAQSEGITIDEVIKKLIKASAREFQAA; this comes from the coding sequence ATGACTGCAACCGCAAACGATAATGAACTGTTGGAAAAAGTGCGAGATGCCCACAAGCGGCTGCGTGCTGAAGTTGGCAAAATCATCGTGGGACAGGAACAGGTGCTGGACCAACTGCTGATGGCGATTTTCTGCCGTAGTCACGCACTGCTGATGGGTGTTCCCGGGCTGGCAAAAACGTTGATGGTCAGCACATTGTCACAGGCACTGCACCTCTCGTTCAAGCGGATTCAGTTCACGCCAGACTTGATGCCTTCGGACATCACTGGTACGGAAGTAATTCAGGACGATCCTGTCACCAAACAACGGATTTTCAAATTCCTACCCGGTCCGATTTTCGCCAACATTGTACTTGCTGACGAAATCAACCGGACGCCGCCGAAAACGCAGGCCGCACTACTGGAGGCTATGCAGGAACGCAAAGCCTCTATCGGTGGGGTCGATCACCCCATGATGAACCCGTTCTTCGTGCTGGCAACCCAGAACCCGATTGAACAGGAAGGTACTTATCCTTTGCCGGAAGCCCAGCTCGACCGGTTTCTGTTCCTCATCAAAGTGGATTATCCCACGGACGATGAAGAAGAACAAATCATGCGGAATGGCACCAGCGATGTGAAACAGACGGTCAGTGCGGTGCTGGGTGCGGAAGATATTCTGGCACTGCAAGGTGTGGTGCGTCGGGTGCCTGTTTCGGACCTGGTCTTCAAGTTTGCGAAACGGATCACACGGCTTTCCCGCCCAGGCACGCCCGAAGCGGCAGACTTTGTCAGCAAGTGGCTGACATGGGGTGCAGGCCCACGTGCCAGTATGAACCTGATTCTGGCTGCTAAAGCCCACGCGGTGTTGCGTGGCAGTAACCATGTCTCTGGTGATGATGTGGTCGCAGTGGCCCCACCGATTCTGCGACACCGCCTGATGCTGAACTTCACCGCACAGAGTGAAGGAATTACGATTGATGAAGTGATCAAGAAGTTGATCAAAGCATCCGCACGCGAGTTTCAGGCGGCGTAG